A window of Desulfobulbaceae bacterium genomic DNA:
TGATTTGCATCTTGGGCATACCGTCCTTATTCAAAAGCTAAAACATTTTCAGGACCTGGGGCATCAGGTTCTTTTTTTGATTGGTGATTTTACCGGGATGATAGGTGATCCGACCGGAAAATCCGAAACGAGAAAGGCCCTTACTCGTGAAGATGTGGCTCATAATGCTGAAACCTACAAGGGTCAGATTTTCAAAATCCTTGATCCTCAAAAGACCAAGGTTGTATTTAATAGTGAGTGGCTTGGCAAGCTAACCTCCTATGATATGATAAAATTAGCTTCTCAGCTTACAGTGGCGCGTATGCTGGAAAGAGATGATTTTAAGAAGCGTTTCGAAAACCAACTGCCGATCAGCATTCATGAATTTATGTACCCACTTGTCCAGGGCTATGATTCTGTGGCCTTGGAAGCCGATGTCGAGCTGGGTGGTACTGATCAGTTGTTTAATCTGCTGATGGGGCGAGAACTTCAGAAATCTGCAGGGCAGGAGCCGCAGGTTGTGATTACCATGCCTTTGCTCGAAGGGCTTGACGGCGTCAATAAGATGAGCAAGTCCCTCGGTAATTATATTGGAATTACCGATTCAGCTGATGATATTTATGGCAAGGTTCTGTCAATCAGTGATGTCCTGATGTTTCGTTATTATAATCTGCTCAGTGATTTAACCGTACTAGAGATAGATCAGCTTAAACACGATATGGAGTCAGGTCAGATTCATCCGAAAGAGGTTAAGAAAAAACTTGCTCGTGAACTGACATCTCGTTACTACGGAGATGACGCTGCAGAGAAAGCCGAGCAGAATTTTGAGCGAGTTTTTCAAAATCATGGAATCCCAGACGATATTCCAGAGAAAATTTTTAGCGTCGGAGAGGATATCTGGCTTCCGAGGTTACTTGTTGATGCAGAGTTGGTTAATGGCACAGGTGAAGGCAGAAGAATGATCAATCAGAAAGCCGTTTCCATTGATGATGTTAAAATTACCGATGAGAATTATACTGTGCGTAGTACTGGCGAAATTCTCATCAAGGTTGGTAAGCGGAGATTCTGTAAGGTTGTCTTTAAATAACTATAGTAATAGCGAAAAATATAGATGTAGCTTGAAAAGGTGGTGCCGATTGGTGCTGCCTTTTTTTATGCCGTTTAAGTAAGTTATCTTTTATCTGAGGAGTTTTTGTGGATTTCGATGAAATGGTGCGGATAGATCAACAGCATTGTCTTCACCCCTATAGTTCGCCCTCGAAACCGGGTGTCAGCGTTCCTGTGGTTGGCGCAGAAGGGGTACGTCTCCTCCTGGCAGATGGGCGTGAACTTATTGATGGCATGGCTTCCTGGTGGTGCGTAATTCACGGATACAACCATCCTAAACTTAATCAGGCACTTCAAGACCAGATCTCCAAGATGTCGCATGTAATGTTTGGCGGTATCACCCATCCGCAGGCGCTTACACTCGCCAAAAAACTTGTAGATATTACGCCGGTTAAGTTGCAAAAGGTGTTTTTTAGTGACAGTGGTTCTGTGGCAGTGGAAGTTGCAATCAAGATGGCCATACAGTATTGGGCAGCACTTGGGAAATGCAATAAAAACAGAATGCTTACAGTTAGAAATGGCTATCATGGTGATACCTTTGGGGCCATGTCGGTTTGTGATCCGGTAACAGGCATGCACCATCTGTTTTCCGATATTGTTGTGAAGCAGTATTTTGCCGATGCACCCAAATGTAGATATGACAGTGTGTGGAATGAGGCTGATATAAAAAACTTCAAAGATATTTTAGAGAAGAATTATGAAAAAATAGCGGCTGTAATTCTTGAGCCTATTGTGCAAGGCGCTGGTGGTATGCGTTTCTATGCGCCGGAGTATCTTCGTCAGATCCGGC
This region includes:
- a CDS encoding tyrosine--tRNA ligase; the protein is MKSVKEQIALIERGVSDFISKEELEKKLTKSIESGKPLRIKAGFDPTAPDLHLGHTVLIQKLKHFQDLGHQVLFLIGDFTGMIGDPTGKSETRKALTREDVAHNAETYKGQIFKILDPQKTKVVFNSEWLGKLTSYDMIKLASQLTVARMLERDDFKKRFENQLPISIHEFMYPLVQGYDSVALEADVELGGTDQLFNLLMGRELQKSAGQEPQVVITMPLLEGLDGVNKMSKSLGNYIGITDSADDIYGKVLSISDVLMFRYYNLLSDLTVLEIDQLKHDMESGQIHPKEVKKKLARELTSRYYGDDAAEKAEQNFERVFQNHGIPDDIPEKIFSVGEDIWLPRLLVDAELVNGTGEGRRMINQKAVSIDDVKITDENYTVRSTGEILIKVGKRRFCKVVFK
- the bioA gene encoding adenosylmethionine--8-amino-7-oxononanoate transaminase, with the protein product MVRIDQQHCLHPYSSPSKPGVSVPVVGAEGVRLLLADGRELIDGMASWWCVIHGYNHPKLNQALQDQISKMSHVMFGGITHPQALTLAKKLVDITPVKLQKVFFSDSGSVAVEVAIKMAIQYWAALGKCNKNRMLTVRNGYHGDTFGAMSVCDPVTGMHHLFSDIVVKQYFADAPKCRYDSVWNEADIKNFKDILEKNYEKIAAVILEPIVQGAGGMRFYAPEYLRQIRQLCDEYDVLLIVDEIATGFGRTGKLFACEHAGVTPDIICLGKAITGGYMSFAATMTTNKVCDGIGRKNGVFMHGPTFMANPLACSVANASIDLLLTYNLQQMIGEIENGLEEGLAPCRDMPGVCDVRVLGAIGVVEMKNSVDLPKIQEEFVRRGVWVRPFGRLIYLMPPFVITRSELEFLTKQVVEVVSSLASSSSLNRQ